TTAACTGCCGAGAGGTGACTGGTGACTGGAACCGGTTCTTGCTACTCTAATAGTCATGTTGCTCACTGCCCAATTACTACTGAATTACCAACGCTGTCGTCGTCGAGCATTTTTGGATGTTTATGGAGACGATGGTCAACGAGATCCACCGAGCGATTATCTGCGGAAACTAAGACAAGATAGTTCGGCCCATCAACAAGCTATGCTGGCAAGCTATGCTTATGATAAGCCTCGCTATTCTCAGGATAATTGGCAAGAGGGCAGTGCCGCCACATTGTCATTAATGGCGCAAGGAGCTGAGGCAATATATCATGGAGTTCTTTTGGTTTCTGGGAATCATTTTCAGGCGCTGGATCTGGCAGTATCGGAAAGCTATCGTTTAGAGAAACTGGTGGGTTTAAGTATTCCCGGTTTATTGGTAAAGTCTCCTGGAACTTCTGCGTTTGGCCCCTGGCAATATGCTCTGGTGGAGATTAAATGGGGGAAGCGGCCGAAGCGAGAATATCAGATGGTGGCGATGTTTCATGCTTGGGTATTGAGTTGTTTGCAAGGGTGTCCTCCGCAGTCGATTCAGTTGATGCTGCGCGATCGCTCCCCTTACTATGTGGATAATGTTAAACTCTGGCCGGAGTTTCAGGCGCTGTTGGCGGATGTGGTGGACGCGATGAGCGCGCCGCAAGCTCCGGAGGTATTTATTAGTCGGCAAAAGTGTAGTTTGTGTCAGTGGTTAACCTCATGCACGACAATGGCGCGGGAGAGTCAGCATTTGTCTTTGGTTCCGGGGGTGACGCCGAAACGCTACGAGGTGTTGCAGGGTTTGGGGTTAACGTCCCTCGAGTCGCTGTCGGCGGATAATTTGGGTTCATTGACGGCGGAGTTGGGGCCGCAGGTGGCACGGCAGATGGTGCGGCAAGCTCAGTCTACTCGAGAACAGCGGGCGATCGCCATCGATCGCGATCGGTTGCCTCCTTTACCCACGACTCCGGTAGAATTATATTTCGATATTGAAACGGAACCGGATCTGAA
The Roseofilum casamattae BLCC-M143 genome window above contains:
- a CDS encoding TM0106 family RecB-like putative nuclease; the encoded protein is MLLTAQLLLNYQRCRRRAFLDVYGDDGQRDPPSDYLRKLRQDSSAHQQAMLASYAYDKPRYSQDNWQEGSAATLSLMAQGAEAIYHGVLLVSGNHFQALDLAVSESYRLEKLVGLSIPGLLVKSPGTSAFGPWQYALVEIKWGKRPKREYQMVAMFHAWVLSCLQGCPPQSIQLMLRDRSPYYVDNVKLWPEFQALLADVVDAMSAPQAPEVFISRQKCSLCQWLTSCTTMARESQHLSLVPGVTPKRYEVLQGLGLTSLESLSADNLGSLTAELGPQVARQMVRQAQSTREQRAIAIDRDRLPPLPTTPVELYFDIETEPDLNLEYLFGVFVLDRTARRSQFYPFLATSFQDQERMWYEFLDLVNHYDPMPIFHFCEYEVKAMGLLAKRFHTPAEQWQPLVHRCVDIHAWVTQYVTLPVESYALKAIARSMGFDWRDEEASGAQTVYWYDQWMQTGDREFLDRIIRYNEDDCRATYHVKDWLVRNFDSL